From Marivirga harenae, one genomic window encodes:
- a CDS encoding TerC/Alx family metal homeostasis membrane protein — translation MDGIIGFFDNTEHILYSIFGAVIVIFLIFDLGFFNKDAKKVSLKSATYQSIFWVVISVGFGYLIYEYYGGTVVMLEYFSAYVAEYALSVDNIFVILLILRYFKVEETYYHKILFWGVLGAIVFRAIFIFLGAFLVEQFHWILYIFGAFLVYSGVKIFFQKEEDDLDPEKNVIIKFARKYLKITKGNFSGQFIIKRGKVVLFTPLFLVILLVESTDLIFAVDSIPAVFAISQNEFILYTSNIFAILGLRAKFFLLAGIIDKFYLLQKGLSFILIFIGAKMLLEIVHIHINTLVSFGVIFSTLLLSILLSLLIPQRSKSKDYI, via the coding sequence ATGGATGGAATTATAGGGTTTTTTGATAACACAGAACATATACTATACAGTATTTTCGGGGCTGTTATTGTCATCTTCCTCATTTTTGATTTAGGATTTTTCAATAAAGATGCCAAAAAGGTTTCTTTAAAATCTGCGACCTATCAATCAATCTTTTGGGTTGTGATATCAGTCGGGTTTGGTTACCTCATCTATGAATACTATGGTGGCACTGTAGTAATGCTCGAATATTTTTCTGCATATGTGGCAGAATATGCGTTATCTGTTGACAATATTTTTGTAATTCTTTTAATCCTACGCTACTTCAAAGTAGAAGAAACTTACTATCATAAAATCCTATTTTGGGGGGTATTAGGAGCAATAGTTTTTAGGGCTATCTTCATATTCCTAGGCGCCTTTTTAGTAGAGCAATTTCATTGGATCCTATACATTTTTGGTGCCTTCTTGGTGTACAGCGGTGTAAAAATATTCTTCCAAAAAGAAGAGGATGATTTAGATCCCGAAAAAAATGTAATAATTAAATTTGCTAGAAAGTACTTAAAAATCACCAAAGGAAATTTTAGTGGTCAATTTATAATTAAAAGAGGTAAAGTAGTTTTATTTACTCCGCTGTTTTTGGTGATTCTATTAGTAGAATCAACCGATTTGATTTTTGCTGTCGATTCAATTCCGGCTGTGTTTGCTATTTCCCAAAATGAATTCATTTTATACACATCAAATATTTTTGCGATTTTGGGATTGCGAGCTAAATTTTTCTTGTTGGCAGGAATTATAGATAAATTCTATTTACTACAGAAAGGACTATCATTTATCCTGATTTTTATTGGTGCAAAAATGCTACTGGAAATTGTACATATCCATATTAATACGCTTGTTTCTTTCGGTGTGATTTTTTCAACTCTACTGTTGTCTATACTTCTTTCACTTTTAATCCCTCAAAGAAGTAAAAGTAAAGATTACATTTAG
- a CDS encoding DUF533 domain-containing protein yields MNPSEKGWLKEYIKFRGPHPIDFLQYQIKDQDNLLYKIVQPTGLIYGHPIHAPGIRHPKEQRWNSLGKMKIVLLESFLHSASLKQEVLPTTPNDWQDFYLETSQSIGQFYSVLDPQIRKKAFFIFGKRRKDEFRFAEQVLHKRLFLKSRWDHFWASLFQNSLLFLDTYYFGEWKTARFHNMKWHKDAMKILLLKVIAAAAHANQIIEREEKNMFFTFLGSSNLTKSQNKLAKEAFRDGISLDQIDLRQADTWLLKKYVLELAILMIWADKVVSAEERAFLSELARRLGISEEELDISLIAIESFVIENWKEVYFLQSKHSFQLISETMTTRITFVLQQHKGSIAKEIKSNSELCSLFEKSKNQQLTEDEQKKMKSQLIEILKSIPAFVTIALPGSFLTLPTLLKILPKDVFPSGFQD; encoded by the coding sequence ATGAATCCTTCTGAAAAAGGTTGGTTAAAAGAATACATAAAATTTAGAGGGCCACATCCGATTGATTTTCTCCAATATCAAATTAAAGATCAAGATAACTTACTCTATAAAATTGTTCAACCCACGGGATTGATTTATGGCCATCCAATTCATGCCCCAGGTATTCGCCATCCGAAGGAGCAGAGATGGAACAGTTTGGGAAAAATGAAAATTGTCTTATTGGAGAGTTTTCTCCATAGTGCAAGTTTGAAGCAGGAAGTACTACCAACAACTCCTAATGATTGGCAAGATTTTTACTTGGAAACAAGTCAATCGATAGGACAGTTTTATTCTGTTTTGGACCCCCAGATAAGGAAAAAGGCTTTTTTCATTTTTGGTAAGAGAAGAAAAGATGAGTTTAGATTTGCAGAACAAGTACTGCATAAGAGGCTTTTTCTTAAATCTCGGTGGGATCATTTTTGGGCGAGTCTCTTTCAAAATAGCTTACTCTTTTTAGATACGTATTATTTTGGAGAATGGAAGACTGCGAGATTCCACAATATGAAGTGGCATAAAGATGCAATGAAGATTTTGCTTTTGAAAGTTATTGCAGCCGCTGCGCACGCTAATCAAATTATTGAGCGAGAGGAGAAAAACATGTTCTTCACCTTTTTAGGATCTTCAAATCTGACAAAGTCTCAAAATAAACTAGCCAAAGAGGCTTTTCGAGATGGGATTAGTTTGGATCAAATTGATTTGAGACAGGCTGACACTTGGTTACTCAAGAAGTATGTTTTGGAGTTAGCAATTTTAATGATTTGGGCTGATAAAGTGGTGAGTGCCGAAGAGCGAGCCTTTTTGAGTGAACTTGCCAGGCGCTTGGGTATATCAGAAGAGGAATTAGATATCAGTTTAATTGCCATTGAATCGTTTGTGATAGAAAACTGGAAAGAGGTATATTTTCTTCAAAGTAAACATTCATTTCAGCTTATCAGTGAAACTATGACTACCAGGATAACTTTTGTCCTTCAGCAGCATAAGGGAAGTATTGCAAAGGAGATTAAGAGTAACTCAGAGCTTTGTTCTTTGTTTGAGAAATCTAAAAACCAGCAATTAACTGAAGACGAACAAAAAAAAATGAAGTCTCAGTTAATAGAGATCCTCAAATCTATTCCCGCATTTGTCACAATTGCTTTACCAGGATCATTTCTGACATTGCCCACTCTACTAAAGATTTTACCAAAAGACGTCTTTCCGTCTGGATTTCAAGACTAA
- a CDS encoding gliding motility lipoprotein GldB: MQSNKYYILTSLISLIVFSACSHKDDFCEEAPNISNIDVNIPLKDLTDDMIGSDTQNEALEFIQKHPFIADYFFERRRYGQDSIVAKNMVNIFSNPAYKDTLYQQVKNNFDDFEGLKSEFELAFRYYKNYYPEVVVPELEIVLAGLQKDLFVSDSLISIAADYFLGPDAAYVPNGVPEYILMRYEKEYIVPMTMLLLTQKQNETDQSDQTLLADMVFYGKSYYMTKMTIPCTSDSLLIGYTAKEMEDINKNEHIIWANFLENDLLYETSHFMKNKFIGERPKTFEISQECPGRIGIWVGWQIVQSYMKNNPDVTLQELMKNNDAQEIFSLSKYKPKG, from the coding sequence ATGCAAAGTAATAAATATTATATACTTACTTCTTTAATCTCTTTGATTGTTTTTTCAGCTTGCTCACATAAAGATGATTTTTGCGAAGAGGCACCAAATATTAGTAATATTGACGTGAATATACCTCTTAAAGATCTAACAGATGACATGATCGGTAGCGATACTCAAAATGAAGCGTTAGAATTCATTCAAAAGCATCCTTTTATTGCGGATTACTTTTTTGAAAGAAGAAGGTATGGGCAAGACTCAATTGTGGCAAAGAACATGGTAAATATTTTCTCAAATCCTGCATATAAGGACACACTTTACCAACAAGTGAAAAATAATTTTGATGATTTTGAAGGCTTGAAGTCTGAATTTGAATTAGCATTTAGATATTACAAAAACTACTATCCAGAAGTAGTGGTACCTGAGTTAGAAATCGTATTAGCGGGCTTACAAAAGGATTTATTTGTTTCAGATAGTTTAATTAGTATTGCAGCCGATTATTTCCTAGGTCCCGATGCGGCTTATGTTCCCAATGGTGTCCCTGAGTACATATTAATGCGCTACGAAAAGGAATATATCGTTCCTATGACCATGTTGTTGCTCACCCAAAAGCAAAATGAAACGGATCAAAGCGATCAAACGCTTTTAGCGGACATGGTTTTTTATGGAAAATCTTACTATATGACCAAAATGACTATTCCATGTACTTCGGATTCATTATTGATTGGTTACACGGCCAAAGAAATGGAGGACATTAATAAAAATGAGCACATAATATGGGCTAATTTTTTAGAGAATGACTTACTCTATGAAACCAGTCATTTCATGAAAAATAAGTTTATTGGGGAAAGGCCTAAAACATTTGAAATTAGTCAGGAATGTCCAGGAAGAATAGGGATCTGGGTAGGTTGGCAGATTGTACAGTCGTATATGAAAAATAATCCAGACGTTACATTGCAGGAATTGATGAAAAATAACGATGCACAAGAAATTTTTAGTCTATCAAAGTACAAGCCTAAAGGGTAA
- a CDS encoding outer membrane beta-barrel protein: MKKLLFSAIFLFSVYITEAQVRFGFKAAPNISFNRIESEADNTDFRTDGVGLKFQLGPVFDFEFKENHYFSTGIIFTSKRSTFVADSMNNTYQEAYNPQYLQLPITLKLFTEEVGLDKKIYFQFGGTVDFMTNSEGEEENIVQSFKFFDLNSLLAIGLEYGIGINTKIFGGIVYQRGLLNVIKDNAYGDNFKLRNDFVGLEIGIIF; the protein is encoded by the coding sequence ATGAAAAAATTGCTCTTTTCTGCCATATTCCTGTTTTCAGTTTACATAACTGAAGCGCAAGTGAGGTTTGGATTTAAAGCTGCGCCAAATATTTCTTTTAATAGAATAGAGTCAGAGGCTGATAATACCGATTTTAGAACAGATGGAGTTGGCCTTAAATTTCAATTGGGTCCAGTTTTCGATTTCGAGTTTAAAGAGAATCATTATTTCAGTACTGGGATAATATTTACGTCCAAGCGATCAACTTTTGTGGCCGATTCAATGAATAATACTTATCAAGAAGCATATAATCCGCAGTATTTACAGCTTCCAATAACATTAAAATTATTCACTGAGGAAGTAGGCTTGGACAAGAAAATCTATTTCCAATTTGGCGGCACAGTTGATTTCATGACCAATAGCGAGGGCGAAGAGGAAAACATTGTTCAAAGCTTTAAATTCTTTGATTTGAATTCTTTATTGGCAATTGGATTAGAATACGGAATCGGCATAAATACAAAAATATTTGGAGGAATCGTTTACCAACGAGGTTTATTAAATGTTATCAAAGACAATGCTTATGGCGATAATTTTAAATTGAGAAATGACTTCGTAGGTTTAGAAATTGGCATTATCTTTTAG
- a CDS encoding lytic transglycosylase domain-containing protein, with the protein MSDSRLALYISIASLVTFLIVAFFGNQRGTERDKPIMEPVRPIAFKNAKTIPLPEEIDLAGEPVPLHIDDVKERLDKELHINSYWHNNTIFLFKRANRWFPVIEPILEKNGVPDDFKYLALIESGLENVTSYAGAVGFWQILKSTGKEYGLEINRDVDERYHPVKSTEAACKYLKRAYDKFGNWTLVAASYNRGMRGMQNALDNQKVDNSYYDLMLNDETSRYVFRILAIKQIFESPQDYGLDISKEHLYEPYSYRTDTVRNSTNWVDYSRGQNTTYKTLRIYNPWIQDDDIRIGRNEYYVINLPIGD; encoded by the coding sequence ATGTCAGATAGCAGATTAGCACTTTATATTTCAATAGCATCTTTGGTCACTTTCCTGATTGTTGCTTTTTTCGGGAATCAAAGAGGAACAGAAAGGGACAAGCCAATCATGGAACCGGTCCGACCGATTGCTTTCAAGAATGCTAAAACCATTCCGCTACCTGAGGAAATCGACCTTGCCGGAGAACCAGTGCCATTGCATATAGATGATGTGAAAGAACGATTAGACAAAGAATTGCATATCAATTCCTATTGGCATAATAATACTATATTTTTGTTTAAGCGAGCCAATCGTTGGTTTCCGGTAATTGAACCGATTTTAGAAAAAAATGGGGTTCCAGATGACTTTAAATACTTGGCTCTAATTGAAAGTGGACTAGAAAATGTTACTAGTTACGCAGGTGCTGTAGGTTTTTGGCAAATCTTGAAAAGCACTGGGAAGGAATATGGCTTAGAAATTAATAGAGATGTGGATGAGCGCTATCATCCCGTAAAATCAACCGAGGCCGCCTGCAAATATTTAAAAAGAGCCTATGACAAATTCGGGAATTGGACTTTAGTAGCTGCTTCATATAATAGAGGAATGCGGGGCATGCAAAATGCTTTAGACAATCAAAAAGTAGACAATAGCTATTATGATTTAATGCTAAATGATGAAACTTCACGTTATGTGTTTAGAATTTTGGCAATCAAACAAATTTTTGAAAGTCCTCAAGATTACGGATTGGATATAAGCAAAGAGCATTTGTATGAACCCTATAGCTATCGAACTGATACGGTTCGCAATTCCACAAATTGGGTGGATTACTCCAGAGGGCAAAATACAACTTATAAAACCCTTAGAATTTACAACCCATGGATTCAAGATGATGACATCAGAATTGGAAGAAATGAATACTATGTAATTAACTTACCAATAGGAGACTAA
- a CDS encoding TIGR00730 family Rossman fold protein, whose product MSESNNEDKLELNKIRKAFKDRDWNEIKSSDSWAIFKIMSEFVEGFEKLSKIGPCVSVFGSARTKPDHPYYKMAEEVAAKLVRHGYGVITGGGPGIMEAGNKGAKSENGKSVGLNIVLPFEQFNNIYIDPDKLITFDYFFVRKVMFVKYAQGFVVMPGGFGTMDELFEALTLIQTHKIGRFPIVLVGKKFWSGLIDWIKETLIEAENNVSPEDMELFTVVDTPTEAVKVIDNFYSQFMLSPNF is encoded by the coding sequence ATGAGCGAATCAAATAACGAAGATAAACTAGAATTAAATAAAATAAGAAAGGCATTCAAAGACAGAGATTGGAACGAAATTAAAAGCTCGGATTCTTGGGCAATTTTTAAAATCATGTCTGAATTTGTAGAGGGTTTTGAAAAGCTTTCCAAAATAGGTCCATGTGTTTCTGTTTTTGGTTCTGCTAGAACAAAGCCCGATCATCCCTATTACAAGATGGCCGAAGAAGTAGCAGCAAAATTAGTTCGTCATGGCTACGGAGTAATTACTGGAGGTGGCCCTGGAATAATGGAAGCAGGAAATAAAGGGGCTAAAAGTGAAAATGGAAAATCAGTAGGGCTCAATATTGTACTACCATTTGAGCAATTCAATAATATCTACATCGATCCTGATAAATTGATAACATTTGATTATTTCTTCGTTAGAAAAGTAATGTTTGTTAAATATGCTCAAGGTTTTGTGGTTATGCCAGGTGGATTTGGCACAATGGATGAACTTTTTGAAGCCTTGACATTAATTCAAACCCATAAAATTGGGCGGTTCCCAATCGTTTTGGTAGGAAAAAAATTCTGGTCAGGTTTAATCGATTGGATAAAAGAAACCTTAATTGAAGCTGAAAATAATGTGAGCCCTGAGGACATGGAATTGTTCACGGTTGTGGATACACCAACTGAAGCTGTAAAAGTAATTGATAATTTCTACTCACAGTTTATGCTTTCGCCAAATTTCTAA
- a CDS encoding lysophospholipid acyltransferase family protein — MKAKYYFLKAVFWLLSKIPFWFYHGLSTLLGFFFIKFKLYRHKVVMDNLSKSFPDKSEKEIKEIAKKFYYHFVDLLIESIKAFSFSKRTIKKRYKINTSPEIQKLLDQKRNLAITLPHFGNWEWSAQGFNFMTDRNQPFGLAIYKPLKNKVMDKLMKENRTRFKGSLMISKDHVYKEIRKRQEEHIIVGFAADQSPNNPYNSYWMQFLGRETGVFYGVEKFSKQFDLAVVYAHVKKVARSRYEIDFELIAEEPNKTTYGYITEKHMRLLEADIYKTPHLWLWTHKRWKRNKPSDYKQKRQS; from the coding sequence ATGAAAGCTAAATACTATTTTTTGAAAGCTGTTTTTTGGCTTTTGAGTAAAATTCCGTTTTGGTTCTACCACGGACTTTCGACTCTACTCGGATTCTTCTTCATTAAATTCAAACTTTACCGTCACAAAGTAGTGATGGATAACTTATCAAAATCTTTTCCTGATAAATCTGAAAAGGAAATTAAAGAGATAGCCAAGAAGTTTTACTACCATTTTGTTGATTTATTGATTGAAAGTATAAAAGCATTTAGTTTTTCGAAAAGGACAATCAAAAAACGGTATAAAATTAATACCAGCCCAGAAATTCAAAAACTGCTAGATCAAAAGCGCAATTTAGCGATAACATTACCACATTTTGGTAATTGGGAGTGGTCTGCACAAGGCTTTAATTTTATGACAGACCGTAATCAACCTTTTGGTTTAGCCATATATAAGCCTTTGAAAAACAAAGTCATGGATAAACTTATGAAAGAAAATCGAACCCGGTTTAAAGGGAGTTTGATGATTTCTAAGGACCATGTTTATAAAGAAATAAGAAAACGGCAAGAGGAACATATAATAGTAGGTTTTGCTGCAGATCAATCACCTAATAATCCATATAACTCATATTGGATGCAGTTCCTCGGCCGGGAAACAGGCGTTTTTTACGGGGTGGAAAAATTTAGTAAGCAATTTGACTTAGCTGTAGTTTACGCACATGTTAAAAAGGTAGCTCGATCTCGTTATGAAATTGATTTTGAACTGATCGCAGAGGAACCAAATAAAACCACTTATGGGTATATTACTGAGAAGCATATGCGTTTGCTAGAAGCGGATATCTATAAAACTCCACATCTTTGGCTTTGGACACATAAAAGATGGAAGCGTAATAAACCTTCTGATTACAAACAAAAAAGACAATCATAG
- a CDS encoding ABC transporter ATP-binding protein has product MAKRRKSESLNEEEKKPLNKENFKKLSGVFQFIKPYKGYFIAGLFFLLISSTTLLGFPYVMGKLVDVAQGKTSGIFTEINTVAFILIGILAVQSFFSFFRVYLFAQVSERAMADMRAKLYTKLMSLPMTFYDKSRVGELVSRITSDVSLLQDTFSVTLAEFIRQVSTLIIGAAIIFYFTPKLAIFMVATFPVLVIAAMIFGRFIRKLSKKTQSELASANVIVEETLQSINIVKAFTSELTEVLRYRKSLDKVVKVALKSATYRGAFISFIIFAMFGGIVAVLWYGASLVQEGSMSVGDLLSFVLYTTFIGGSIAGLGDLYGQIQKAIGASERVMEILQEEEEFKIEAKEKIHLQGSIQFKDVQFSYPTRKDVEVLQGLNLSVGAGEKVALVGHSGAGKSTVIQLLMRFYPLASGEITVDDLNINSLSITAYRQNIGIVPQEIILFGGSIRENIAYGKPDASDEEVIAAAEKANAWLFIKDFPEGLDTVVGERGVKLSGGQRQRIAIARAILKDPKILVLDEATSSLDAESEHLVQQALDELMKDRTTIIIAHRLATIRKVDKIFVLKEGQISEEGSHQELLESENGTYSNLVKLQLQD; this is encoded by the coding sequence ATGGCAAAAAGAAGAAAGAGCGAATCGCTTAACGAGGAAGAGAAAAAGCCACTCAATAAAGAAAATTTTAAAAAGCTCAGCGGGGTTTTTCAATTTATTAAACCCTATAAAGGCTATTTCATTGCCGGGCTATTTTTCCTTTTAATTTCAAGTACAACACTTTTAGGTTTCCCCTATGTGATGGGGAAGTTAGTAGATGTAGCTCAGGGCAAAACATCAGGTATTTTTACTGAGATTAATACAGTAGCTTTTATCCTAATCGGGATATTGGCCGTACAAAGTTTCTTTTCTTTTTTTAGGGTATATTTATTTGCTCAAGTGAGTGAAAGAGCTATGGCCGATATGCGTGCCAAGCTTTATACAAAGTTGATGAGCCTACCCATGACTTTTTATGATAAAAGTAGAGTCGGGGAACTAGTAAGTCGAATAACTTCCGATGTTTCTCTTTTGCAAGATACTTTTTCAGTTACACTAGCGGAATTTATTAGACAAGTTTCAACTTTAATAATTGGCGCTGCCATTATTTTTTACTTTACGCCTAAGCTAGCCATTTTTATGGTAGCAACTTTCCCTGTATTAGTAATTGCGGCAATGATCTTTGGCCGATTTATCAGGAAACTATCTAAAAAAACACAATCAGAGTTAGCCTCAGCAAATGTTATTGTGGAAGAAACTTTGCAGTCTATCAATATTGTAAAAGCCTTCACCAGCGAATTAACAGAAGTTTTGAGATATCGAAAATCACTTGATAAAGTAGTGAAGGTAGCTCTCAAATCCGCTACCTACCGAGGTGCTTTTATTTCGTTTATCATCTTTGCTATGTTTGGTGGGATAGTGGCAGTATTGTGGTATGGTGCTAGCTTAGTGCAAGAGGGTAGCATGAGTGTGGGTGATTTATTAAGTTTTGTGTTGTATACTACTTTCATAGGCGGTTCCATTGCCGGATTAGGAGATTTATATGGCCAAATCCAAAAAGCGATTGGTGCTTCAGAAAGAGTAATGGAAATTTTACAAGAGGAAGAAGAATTTAAAATAGAGGCAAAAGAAAAAATACATCTTCAAGGATCAATTCAATTTAAAGATGTACAATTTTCTTATCCAACTCGAAAAGATGTGGAGGTATTGCAAGGCTTGAATCTATCCGTTGGTGCAGGCGAAAAGGTAGCCCTTGTTGGACATAGTGGAGCAGGAAAATCAACAGTCATTCAATTGCTGATGCGTTTTTACCCGTTGGCTTCAGGTGAAATTACAGTTGATGACCTTAATATTAATTCATTGTCCATCACAGCTTACCGACAAAATATCGGAATCGTTCCGCAAGAAATTATTTTATTTGGAGGGTCTATTCGTGAAAATATTGCTTATGGAAAACCAGATGCTTCAGATGAAGAAGTCATTGCTGCTGCCGAAAAAGCTAATGCATGGCTCTTTATTAAAGATTTTCCTGAAGGCTTAGATACAGTAGTGGGTGAAAGGGGCGTTAAGCTGTCCGGAGGTCAACGGCAGCGGATAGCAATAGCCAGAGCAATATTAAAAGATCCAAAAATTCTAGTATTAGATGAGGCCACATCCTCACTTGATGCAGAATCGGAACATTTAGTGCAACAGGCATTGGATGAGTTGATGAAAGATAGAACGACTATTATTATTGCACATCGTTTAGCCACTATCCGCAAAGTAGATAAGATTTTTGTGTTAAAAGAAGGACAAATTTCTGAAGAAGGCTCCCATCAAGAACTTCTAGAATCGGAAAACGGTACCTACAGCAATTTGGTAAAACTTCAATTACAAGATTAA
- a CDS encoding protein-disulfide reductase DsbD family protein: MRYLVYSLLLVGLFLQNTFAQVIKPISWESSILEENLEVGDTATLSFRAEIDQNWYLYSSDFDPDLGPMLTEFDFVEDDSYQLLDSIIPINPSEGYDEIWEGDYTYFKGKGEFQQKVIVKEIPFIIETSNSYQVCSDVDGKCIPFSDDFSFGKKTKSSTSSIQKDKKQESSSDQSQKEGKKKLIDLQQKDSNSPYSLLGFMLVAFLAGLAALLTPCVFPMIPMTVTFFTGKAKTRAGAIRQAVIYGLSIIVIYVVAGTIIAVINGPEFANWLSTHWIPNVFFFLVFFIFALSFLGLFEINLPSSFVNKVDAKADKGGLGGVFFMAFTLVLVSFSCTGPIVGSILVESAGGMVIKPLLGMFAFSLAFAIPFTLFAIFPEWLNNLPKSGGWLNSVKVVLGFLELALGLKFLSIADQVYHWGILDRDIYLVLWIVIFAFLGLYLLGKLRLPGDSPIEKLSVGRLMLSIVTFSFVLYMIPGLFGAPLKALSGYLPPMSSHDFDLPTLIRENSGGSGAISAEDQLCEEPKYGDMLHFPHGIKGYFDYEQALACAKEQGKPIFVDFTGHGCVNCREMEARVWSDPKVLSRLKNDYVMLALYVDEKTELPESEWYTSEYDGKVKKSIGKQNADFQITRFNNNAQPYYVLLDTNGELLVEPIAYERSISKFVDFLEEGKEKFAAKK; encoded by the coding sequence ATGAGATATTTAGTTTACAGCCTACTTTTGGTGGGTTTATTTTTGCAAAACACCTTTGCCCAAGTTATTAAACCCATCAGTTGGGAAAGCTCCATTTTAGAGGAAAATTTAGAAGTAGGCGATACAGCTACGCTTTCGTTCAGAGCAGAAATAGATCAAAATTGGTATTTATATTCTTCCGACTTTGATCCTGATTTAGGTCCAATGCTTACAGAATTTGATTTTGTGGAGGATGATTCTTATCAATTATTGGATAGTATTATCCCAATCAATCCTTCGGAAGGTTATGATGAAATATGGGAGGGAGATTATACTTATTTTAAAGGGAAAGGAGAATTCCAGCAAAAAGTTATTGTAAAAGAAATTCCTTTTATAATAGAGACTAGTAATAGCTACCAAGTCTGTTCTGATGTTGACGGAAAATGTATTCCATTTAGTGATGACTTCTCATTTGGAAAGAAAACTAAATCATCAACAAGCTCAATTCAGAAAGATAAAAAACAAGAATCATCATCTGATCAATCCCAAAAAGAAGGTAAAAAAAAATTAATTGACCTTCAACAAAAGGATTCTAACTCTCCTTATTCCCTCTTAGGGTTTATGTTAGTGGCTTTTTTAGCCGGATTAGCCGCATTATTAACGCCTTGTGTTTTTCCTATGATTCCTATGACGGTGACATTCTTTACTGGAAAAGCTAAAACCAGAGCAGGAGCCATTCGTCAAGCAGTGATTTATGGGTTATCAATTATCGTAATTTACGTGGTTGCAGGAACTATTATTGCGGTAATTAATGGTCCTGAATTTGCCAATTGGCTCAGCACGCATTGGATTCCAAATGTATTTTTCTTTTTGGTATTCTTCATTTTTGCCTTATCATTTTTGGGTCTTTTTGAAATCAATTTACCTTCTAGCTTTGTCAATAAAGTGGATGCTAAAGCTGATAAAGGTGGTTTAGGAGGCGTTTTCTTTATGGCTTTCACTTTGGTTTTGGTTTCATTCAGCTGTACTGGTCCGATTGTAGGCAGTATTTTAGTAGAATCTGCTGGAGGAATGGTAATTAAACCCTTATTAGGGATGTTTGCCTTTAGTTTGGCTTTTGCTATTCCATTTACGCTTTTTGCTATTTTCCCTGAATGGCTAAATAATTTACCAAAATCAGGTGGATGGCTAAATTCAGTAAAAGTAGTGCTAGGATTCTTAGAATTAGCCCTAGGGTTAAAATTCTTAAGCATAGCCGACCAAGTTTATCATTGGGGAATCTTAGACAGAGACATCTATTTAGTGCTTTGGATTGTGATCTTTGCTTTCCTAGGATTATATCTATTGGGTAAATTGAGATTACCGGGAGACAGCCCAATTGAAAAATTATCCGTGGGAAGGTTGATGTTGAGTATCGTGACTTTCAGCTTTGTACTCTATATGATCCCAGGTTTATTTGGCGCGCCTTTAAAAGCATTATCTGGCTATCTTCCTCCTATGAGCTCTCATGATTTTGATTTGCCAACATTGATCCGGGAAAACAGCGGAGGCTCGGGAGCTATAAGTGCTGAAGATCAATTATGCGAAGAGCCTAAATACGGAGATATGCTCCATTTTCCACATGGGATTAAAGGTTACTTCGACTATGAGCAAGCATTAGCCTGTGCAAAAGAGCAAGGAAAACCAATTTTTGTAGATTTCACTGGTCACGGATGTGTGAACTGCCGTGAAATGGAGGCTAGAGTTTGGTCAGATCCAAAAGTTTTGAGCCGATTAAAAAACGATTATGTGATGTTGGCTCTTTATGTGGATGAAAAAACTGAATTACCTGAAAGCGAATGGTACACCAGTGAATATGACGGAAAAGTGAAAAAATCAATTGGTAAGCAAAATGCCGATTTTCAGATCACTCGTTTCAACAATAATGCACAGCCATATTATGTTCTCTTGGATACAAATGGAGAATTGTTGGTTGAGCCAATCGCTTATGAAAGAAGTATCAGTAAGTTTGTAGATTTTCTTGAAGAGGGCAAGGAAAAGTTCGCTGCAAAAAAATAA